From the genome of Argonema galeatum A003/A1:
GTTAAAGTCAAGGGCGGGTCAACCTGTTTGTAGAACACATTGCCTACAGCCTCAAATGACTCGGTAGGAAGAAACCACGTCATTCGATCGGTCCGCATTTGAGATGGCGGGCGCTTTCCCACACCGTAAACATTGCCGTTCAAATAAGCGATTTTAGGTTCCAAATCGACTCGACCTTTATTAGCAGTCATGGTTACTTGCTGTACGCGATGAAAAATTCGCACAGGGTTATCCGAAACTACTGTTTTGGCTTCAACATTCCAAACTACTAAATCGCTAGAAATCTGGAGGGGTGGATCTAACACATTCAATTGACCATTTTTTCTCAGTGTCGCTATTTTAGTTTTGAGGTCAACTTCTCCTGTATCGCCTACGCCACGATCTGCGATCGCAGTACCAACGTATCGGTCAATTTGGACGGGCCGATCGCTAAACATTTTTTCCTTTTCCATCTCCCAAATCAAATGCTCCGTCCTCATTTGCAAGATTGGTTGTTTGGAAATAGCCACCACTTTACCGATTAATTCTATTCGCTTTGCCCGACTAAATGCTCGCGCTTCTTGTGCTGTTACATCGACTTGTTTGTGGGTGCCAGTCAATTGATTGCGGACAATCAAAATATCTTCTTGGGGACGCCATTCCAATTCATTACCGCGCAACACCACTCCATTCTGAATATCGGTGGCGACAATGTTGCCTTTGAGAAAAACTTTCTGGCCATCCTCATGCACCTCTCCCTGCTGTCCGGTAATGTGATAAAGCAACTTTCCATCTTGGAACAAGTCACCAATCGGAGTTTCGATTTCTGCAATCTTATTGTTATTGCTATATACAGCTTGCTTCGCCTTAATTTTCCATATAGGATTTCCTTGCTCATCAGTTTGATCCAGACTAACAGCATTGAAGCTAAAACCGCCAGCAAGGCTTTTTCCCGTCGCACTATCTTGAGCCAATTGACTATCTTGAGCCAGTTTTTTCGCTGTGCGGCCATCGCCACGGCAAGCTTCTACGCCCAACAGTAGCAGTAACAAAACCAGGTTTAGCGGGACTATTTTGCCCAGATGAATTATCCTCAAAGCTGCCCCTCTTTTTCCGATATTTTTACCCTAGATGTAGGGGCAATTTATGAATTGCCCCTACACCTAGAAGCAATTTTTAGTCGTTATCCTTGTGATCTTCCATCAAACCAATGGCAGAAAACGGACGATAGGTATAACCCTGACGAGGAGTTTTTTGGATATCTTCCTTAATATTTTCCAAGTCAATGTAACGGTCTGCTACATTGATCAAACTATCGCTCGTCATGGAGCGCAGACTCACTACTTCCACGCGAACGCCGCGATAACTGACTGAATCCACTGCGTAAGCAAGATCCCCATCGCCGCTGACCAAAACAGCGGTGTCGTAAGAGCCTACCAAAGCCATCATGTCTACGGCTATTTCCACGTCTAGGTTAGCCTTTTTGGAACCATCCGGCAGTTGTACGAGGTCTTTGGCAATCACTCGGTAACCGTTGCGGCGCATCCACAAGAGAAAACCCTGCTGCTTTTCGTTGGTTCGATCGACCCCAGTATAGAAGAAAGAACGCAGCAGTCGAGAGCCAGCCGTTAATCGGCACAGCAACTTGGTGTAGTCTATTTCCATTCCCAGTTGCAATGCAGCATAAAACAAATTCGAGCCATCAATAAAAATCGCTACGCGACCGCGATTTTCTAGAACTTGCTCTGGCGTGAATACTGAATCTCTTTCCAAATTATTGAACATGATTGTTATGCCTCTTTTTTTATTTAATCAATCAATTGATGCTATCTTTTCAGATTTATAGCATCTCCAATAGCTCGATCTTTTCTAAGCCGAACCCGTTTCCGGCAGTTCTAGTCGCCCAAACACCGGGCGGGGTTCGCCTAAAGTCTGGCTATTAGGTAGAATTCCCCAATTAGCATGGATAATGAAAGCTGCTGAAACATTAGTTTGTGTTTTGTCATTAAAGTTCGTATCAAAACCTAATTGCTGGTAAATGTCATTGCTGATATTAGGGATAATGGGCGAGAGGAGATAGGCGGCCAGACGCACCGATTCTAAAACAGCGTAAAGCACTTGCTCGACTGCCTGCTGGTTTCCCTGCTTGTACAACTTCCAAGGCGCTTGCTCGTCAATGTATTTGTTGCCGCTGCGAATCAAGGTGAGAACGGCTTCCGTGGCGTTGCTAAAAGCGAGGTTTTCGTAAGCTTGAGCGACTCGCGATCCCAAGTCGCTGCCAATGGCTTTCAGGGGATTATCTGGGGGAATGTCTTTGCCACTGATAGGAGGCACTTTGTCGCCGCAGTACCTACGCGCCATACTCAGCGTTCGATTGAGCAAGTTGCCCAAATCGTTGGCCAGGTCAGCATTGAGTATGGGAATAAACCGCTCTTTTTCGTTAAAATCCCCATCTCGGCCAAATTCAATTTCTTTCATGAAGTAGTAGCGAACTGCATCTGCGCCGTAGCGGTTGACTAACGCCACGGGATCGATGATGTTGCCAAGACTTTTGCTCATTTTCTGTCCGTTCATGGTTAAGAAGCCATGTCCAAACACCCTGTCTGGTATTGGCACACCAGCGGACATCAGCATAGCAGGCCAGTAAACGGCATGAAAGCGTAAGATATCTTTGCCAATTAGGTGCAAGTTAATCGGCCACCATTTGGATAAAGCATTCTCCAAGGTTGGTTCGGTATCCGGATCGAGCAGGGCTGTAACGTAGCCTAGTAGGGCGTCAAACCATACGTAGATGGTATGACTGGGGTCAATTGGCATCGGGAAGCCCCAGTCCACGTTTACCCGCGAAATGGAGAAGTCCTGGAGTCCTTGACTGACGAAACTAAGTACTTCGTTGCGGCGGCTTGAGGGCCCAATAAAATCGGGTCTTGTTTGATAAAGTTCTTCTAGCTGGCTTTGGTATTTGGAGAGACGAAAGAAGTAGTTTTGCTCGTCTCTCCACTCTACTTCTTTGTTTGGGTGCAAGGAGCAGCGGCGTTTTTCTAGAAGTTCGCGTTCTTCTTTAAATTCTTCGCAGGAGACGCAGTACCAGCCTTTTTGCTGGCTTAGGTAGATGTCGCCAGATTCCCACACGCGCTGGAAAAATTCTTTGACAATAGCTTCGTGGTTTTTAGCGGTGGTGCGGATAAACCTGTCGTACTGGATGTCGAGTTGTTGCCAAAGTGCCTGAAATCCGGCGGCAATTTCGTCGCAGTGTGCTTGAGGCTCTAGCCCGCGAGCTTCTGCGGTGCGCTCAATTTTCTGCCCGTGTTCGTCAGTTCCGGTGATTAAGAGGACGGATTTGCCGCGCATTCTTTCAAATCGGGCTATTACATCCGCTGCGATCGTTGTATAAGCGCTACCAATATGAGGTAAGTCGTTTACGTAGTACAGCGGTGTTGTAAGAGCAAAAGTGTTTTTATTTTTATCGATAGAATTCATGGGAAGAAGCAAAGTAATATTCTAAAACTGTTTCTAATCATACATGAGAGACTTCAATAACTCATTTAATTTGTTTTTTTTATAAGCCCTATAAAAAAAACTTACTGCTGTAATAATAGGGTTAAGATTCACCTTCTAGCCCTAATCGAACATAAAAACTATTTCTAAAATCCAAGGTTGAGGTGTCTCTACCCTGGGATATTTGTCGCAGCTACTACAATAAAGTTAACAATTATTTAAGAGGAATGTGTTCCCTATTGCCATTAATGTCACTAACCCATGTATTCTGATAGTCCACGGCTGATTTCTCACTCGTTTCTGGCTGCCACCGGCACGCGGCTGTTTCTGCATCATGAGGATCGCATCCCTCAATGTGGGCCGGTGCTATTGGTGAGCAATCATCGCAGCTTTATGGATGCACCGCTGCTGATGGCGTCTGTAGGACGTACAATTCGTTTTGCTTGCCATCATTACATGGGCCAAGTGCCGGTGATGCGGGAGATTGTGACAAGGTTAGGGTGCTTCCCGTTGGAGGAACCAGAACATCGGCAACAGCATTTTTTCCATCAGGCGATACGGCTATTGCAGGCGCAGCAGGTGGTGGGGGTGTTTCCAGAAGGAGCGCAACCGATGGTGGAATTTAGCGAGCCTGAGAAAATGGGGAAGTTTCAAAGGGGATTTGCTCATCTGGCGTTGCGGGCGACGGTGCCGGATTTGGTGGTTTTGCCGGTGGCGATCGCTTCTGTTGAGGAGAGCGTCAACTCAGCAGTCCCGCTGAAGCTGCTGAGCTTATTTGACCCATCAGAGCCGTTGTTCGATCGATCGGGCTGGCATCCGCTGGTAGTATATCGCCGGGTGAATGTTTCGATCGGTCGTCCTTGTTGGATAAGTGCCTCCCAGCGGGAATACTATCATGGGAAACAGGCAAAAGCAGTCGTTGCTGAAATCACGCAGTACTGTCAGACTGAAATTGCCGAACTGCTCCGTCAGGGATGTTATTCAGGTTGAATTAGTTGTTTAACGATGCCACAGATAAAAAGTCATCCTTGTTTCTTGACTCCGAAACAAATTAAGCCAGAGTGTCCGCTGTTTGTGTTTCTGCCTGGAATGGATGGTACGGGTAAGCTATTGCGATCGCAAACTGCTGGTTTAGAAGCAGGGTTTGATATCCGCTGTTTGGCGATACCAGCCGACGATCTGACTAGCTGGGATGTTCTGACGGACAAGGTTGTAGGGCTGATAGAAGCAGAAATAAAGCAAGACCCCAAGCGATCGGTTTATTTGTGCGGCGAGTCGTTTGGTGGTTGTTTGGCGATCGAAGTGGCGCTGCGAGCTACTAAACTTTTTGAGCGGCTGATTTTAGTCAATCCGGCTTCTTCCATCAGTCGTCGTCCTTGGATGTATTTTGGCATCCCGCTGACTCAAATTGTGCCAGAGTACTTTTATCAGTTCGGCTCGATGGTGGGTTTGCCGGTTTTGGCGGCTTTGGGACGGATTGCACCAAGCGATCGCCAAGCCCTGATGGAAGCTGTGCAGATGGTACCCCAGAAAACCGCTGTTTGGCGACTGTCTTTGCTCAGAGAGTTTAACGTTGAGGATATCGAGTTAAATCGCATCACCCAACCCGTGCTGATTGTTGCTGGTGCTTCCGATCGTCTCCTGCCGTCTGTGACTGAAGCCGAACGCCTAGCAAACAGCCTACCTAACGCTCAAACGGTGGTGCTACCGGAAAGCGGTCACGCCTGCCTTCTAGAGAAAGATGTCAACCTCTACCAAATTATGAAGGATTGCAAGTTTTTACCTAGTCGGGACAAGGGTTTCGGGACTTTCTCATTGCCAAAACATCAGCCTGTCAGTTCATTGGTGTGAAAAATTTTATGCGATCGCTACACAAATACAATTAAATTTGCTAAGATAGCAATTCGACGGGCGACTAGCTCAATGGTAGAGCAGCAGACTCTTAATCTGGTGGTTCGGGGTTCGAGCCCCCGGTCGCCCATCAAAATAAATCCCTGGAATCCTTATAATAACTGGATTTCAGGGATTTTGGTTTGGGGCGCTGCCCGATCGTAGGTTTTGGTTTTGAGGTGCATTGAGGTGCAATTGAGGTGCAATTGAGGTGCAATTGAGGTGCAGATTATAAATCTGGCACATCACACACTTTAACGAGTCCCGCATAGGACTGCCAGATAACCTGCGAACTGTTCCCAACCCACTCAGCCACTTGGGTAACAGGAATATTCGCCTCTAAACACAAAGTAATGAAGGTGTGCCGGGTATTGTACTGTTTCCGGTAGGCGATCGGCAAACTACCCAAAATTGTTTTCCAAGCTTTGTTAAGAAAATTATGGCCGTCGATCGCTATGCCGGTAGGGGATTCAAAAACCAAGTTTTCCGGCATTGGGTTGGCTGGCAGGCATTCCATTAACAAAGATTTCAGTTTGCCGTTTATCGGGAATCTGCGAATTTTACCCGTTTTTGTCCCCTTCCGTTTCTTGTCAACTAGTGCCTCCGAAAAAGTGATAACGCTGAGGTCGGGGGAAATGTGCTTCCATTGGAGACCGATCGCCTCGCTTGTCCGGGCACCAGTTAAAAAGAGAAATTTTACGAAGGGCGCGTAGTGAGCATAATACCTGTCTGCCTCGAATGCCGTAATAATTTGGTCGCGCTCTACTTTCGTAAATGGGTTTATGCTGGCGGTTTTTTTGCCGCCCTTAACCCGTGGCATTCCTTCAAATGGGTTGGCGGTCATCAGTTCTTCTTGAACAGCCCATTCACAACAGGCCGACAAGTACATCAAGATTCTTTTAGCAGATGCCGCTGATAAATTTTCGATTAAATACTTCCTGATTAATCGGGCGTCTTTTAGTCGTTGACTAGGAAGCTTAGCGATATGTCGGGCTACTCGCTTAAACTCCCTGTCCATTGTGCTTGCGGCTAGGGTGCGAGACTTGTGAATTTCATATTGCTCCCATAATTTCCCCAGCAGAGGAGCGGTGTTGACGGCTGCGACTGGCGATCGGTAACGCTGGAGGCTAATATCGAATTTGTCAAATGCAATGTCTGCTTCTATAATCCTGGCTTTAACCGAAGCGGCTTCTCTGTTGATGGCAGTGTCA
Proteins encoded in this window:
- a CDS encoding lysophospholipid acyltransferase family protein — protein: MYSDSPRLISHSFLAATGTRLFLHHEDRIPQCGPVLLVSNHRSFMDAPLLMASVGRTIRFACHHYMGQVPVMREIVTRLGCFPLEEPEHRQQHFFHQAIRLLQAQQVVGVFPEGAQPMVEFSEPEKMGKFQRGFAHLALRATVPDLVVLPVAIASVEESVNSAVPLKLLSLFDPSEPLFDRSGWHPLVVYRRVNVSIGRPCWISASQREYYHGKQAKAVVAEITQYCQTEIAELLRQGCYSG
- a CDS encoding tyrosine-type recombinase/integrase; protein product: MTVEAHRGMLRLRLPRHLYGGEQKRLYLGLPDTAINREAASVKARIIEADIAFDKFDISLQRYRSPVAAVNTAPLLGKLWEQYEIHKSRTLAASTMDREFKRVARHIAKLPSQRLKDARLIRKYLIENLSAASAKRILMYLSACCEWAVQEELMTANPFEGMPRVKGGKKTASINPFTKVERDQIITAFEADRYYAHYAPFVKFLFLTGARTSEAIGLQWKHISPDLSVITFSEALVDKKRKGTKTGKIRRFPINGKLKSLLMECLPANPMPENLVFESPTGIAIDGHNFLNKAWKTILGSLPIAYRKQYNTRHTFITLCLEANIPVTQVAEWVGNSSQVIWQSYAGLVKVCDVPDL
- a CDS encoding alpha/beta fold hydrolase; protein product: MPQIKSHPCFLTPKQIKPECPLFVFLPGMDGTGKLLRSQTAGLEAGFDIRCLAIPADDLTSWDVLTDKVVGLIEAEIKQDPKRSVYLCGESFGGCLAIEVALRATKLFERLILVNPASSISRRPWMYFGIPLTQIVPEYFYQFGSMVGLPVLAALGRIAPSDRQALMEAVQMVPQKTAVWRLSLLREFNVEDIELNRITQPVLIVAGASDRLLPSVTEAERLANSLPNAQTVVLPESGHACLLEKDVNLYQIMKDCKFLPSRDKGFGTFSLPKHQPVSSLV
- the lptC gene encoding LPS export ABC transporter periplasmic protein LptC; translated protein: MLLLLLGVEACRGDGRTAKKLAQDSQLAQDSATGKSLAGGFSFNAVSLDQTDEQGNPIWKIKAKQAVYSNNNKIAEIETPIGDLFQDGKLLYHITGQQGEVHEDGQKVFLKGNIVATDIQNGVVLRGNELEWRPQEDILIVRNQLTGTHKQVDVTAQEARAFSRAKRIELIGKVVAISKQPILQMRTEHLIWEMEKEKMFSDRPVQIDRYVGTAIADRGVGDTGEVDLKTKIATLRKNGQLNVLDPPLQISSDLVVWNVEAKTVVSDNPVRIFHRVQQVTMTANKGRVDLEPKIAYLNGNVYGVGKRPPSQMRTDRMTWFLPTESFEAVGNVFYKQVDPPLTLTGPKAVGQLKDQTIVISGGSDGGRVYTEIIP
- the metG gene encoding methionine--tRNA ligase yields the protein MNSIDKNKNTFALTTPLYYVNDLPHIGSAYTTIAADVIARFERMRGKSVLLITGTDEHGQKIERTAEARGLEPQAHCDEIAAGFQALWQQLDIQYDRFIRTTAKNHEAIVKEFFQRVWESGDIYLSQQKGWYCVSCEEFKEERELLEKRRCSLHPNKEVEWRDEQNYFFRLSKYQSQLEELYQTRPDFIGPSSRRNEVLSFVSQGLQDFSISRVNVDWGFPMPIDPSHTIYVWFDALLGYVTALLDPDTEPTLENALSKWWPINLHLIGKDILRFHAVYWPAMLMSAGVPIPDRVFGHGFLTMNGQKMSKSLGNIIDPVALVNRYGADAVRYYFMKEIEFGRDGDFNEKERFIPILNADLANDLGNLLNRTLSMARRYCGDKVPPISGKDIPPDNPLKAIGSDLGSRVAQAYENLAFSNATEAVLTLIRSGNKYIDEQAPWKLYKQGNQQAVEQVLYAVLESVRLAAYLLSPIIPNISNDIYQQLGFDTNFNDKTQTNVSAAFIIHANWGILPNSQTLGEPRPVFGRLELPETGSA
- a CDS encoding NYN domain-containing protein; protein product: MFNNLERDSVFTPEQVLENRGRVAIFIDGSNLFYAALQLGMEIDYTKLLCRLTAGSRLLRSFFYTGVDRTNEKQQGFLLWMRRNGYRVIAKDLVQLPDGSKKANLDVEIAVDMMALVGSYDTAVLVSGDGDLAYAVDSVSYRGVRVEVVSLRSMTSDSLINVADRYIDLENIKEDIQKTPRQGYTYRPFSAIGLMEDHKDND